The nucleotide sequence AAGCAGTGGCAAGAATGAGGGTTGTCTTTTTCATGACAGTGAGAAAATAAAAGGGGGAAGACAGATGTGCGGGAACCACGCTGTCTTACGTATTCCCATACTGTGCAGTTTATGAGGTGTACAAAAACTTAACAAATAAAAAAGGCCGCTCCCTTAAGAGCGGCCTTTTCGTAAGGTTGTGTTAGTACTACTTGGTAGGAATCAGGTAGCCGAGTTGCAGCGTGAAAGCATTGTTGAATGCTTTGGGCTCGTTGTCGGTGTCTTTCGTGTCAAGCAAAGAGTTGAAACCCCGAGCATAACGCAGGCCTAAGCTGATACCACCTTCGGTCATATAACCAACACCTGCTACACCGCTGATGTCGAACTGCGCCAAGTCAGACTTGTATGAATCGCCACGAGCGACACCTGAATAGTCAAGGAAGCTGCCATCAGCATCCACTTTGTCTTTAGTGTTGTCCGTGTATTTGGTAGTTGTCTGCGATTTGTTTTTTGAACCGAACAAATAGCTTACCTGTGGTCCTAGCTCGAAAAACAATCCGCCAGCGTTGATTTTAGCGAGCAGGGGCACATCTATGTAATGTAGCACACGCTTCTGCTCTTGCTCTACTGACTTGATGTTCGCAGGCAAACCTGATTTCTGTTCTGTTTCAATCTCATAGCCTTTGCGGTTATAAAGCAACTCGGGAGCAAAAGAGAAGAAACCATCGCTGGTCAGCGGAATAGAGAAGCTCAGACCAGCATTGTAGCCTATCTTATAGTCTCCTATTTTGGAGCTGTAGTTTGCGCCGGTGATCTGGGTCACTTCATCACCAGAAACGTTGGAATAAGTACCACCAACTTTAACGCCGAGGCGGAATCCGCCGGCATCCTGAGCTTGGGCGAACGAAATAGAAGCAACAGCTGCTGCTGCAGTAAGAGTGAGAAACTTTTTCATGAAAAAGGGGTGGTGAGGTAGCAAACACAAATCAACAGCACAGCTCTGGGCCAGAGGGCCCCGATGGGCCGCACATCTGGCTTTCTATCGCACAAACTCCTTATTTTGTTACATAAAAACAGAAAAATAATCTTACGTCGAGCTACATCACAGGCTGTTAACACAATGCATATTTTTGTGTTGCCTTCAGTTTGTAGTATGCTATTTTCAAGATATTCAGTTTTTCTTTTCGTTTCATTAAGCTTGTTACGCTGGGTTCCGGCTTGGGCTCAGGCGCCAACTCAAGCGCTACCATCGGGCCCTGTAATTCTGGGTGCTTATGCACAGGGGAGCTTTATTGTGGCCCATACTCCCTCCGTCAAGCATTTGGCTGTATCGCATCCAACGGGAGTGGAGCTAAATATGCAGCGGCAAACCAATGGCTCACAGCCCTGGCATGCTTGGTACCGTTATCCACGTATTGGGCTGGCGCTAGTATACTACAACTACCATAACCCCGTCTTAGACCGCTCGTATGCGGCCACTGTGTATATCAGCAAAAGCCTGTTTCGGAAGCCACAGCAGGAGCTAAATTTCCGCTTGGGTACCGGACTGGCCTACTTCTCCAATCCGTTCGACCTGGATACAAACCATAAAAACAGTATTGTCAGCTCGCGGATTAGTGCCACGCTCCAAATGCGCTTCGACTATGACGTGGCGGTGACGGAGCACCTTGGGGTGCTGCTGGGCCTTGGGCTGAACCATTACTCCAATGGCGCGACCACCAAGCCAAATTTGGGCATCAACTTACCTACTATTTTTCTAGGCTTCAATTACCACCAGCAGCGCCCATTTGTGCCTTTGGTGGCTTCCCCCAGTGGCCTGCCCGCCGACCTAGGACGCAATTTCTTGAACCTGAGCACCAGTCTGGGCTTCAAACAGCTCAACCCCGCTAACAAGCAGAAGTACCTAGTGCAATCCGTTTCGGTGCTGGGAGGGCGGCGAGTGAGCCGCAAGAGCAACTTGCTGATAGGAGCAGAAGGGTTCTATGACCGGAGCTTGGTAGCGCAACTCCGTGATACTGCCCGGACCAGCGAAAAACTGCCTGACGTAAAAAAAGCTGGTGTACTCATAGGGCATGAGTTGCTGTTTGGACAGCTAGCGTTTGTTACGCACCTAGGTTTCTACCTCTACAATCCCTACAAATCCAACGACTTCTATTACGAGCGGCTTGGCTTGAAGTACCACTTCACCAACAACCTATTCGGGGCAATTGACTTGAAAGTACACCGCGGTTCCGCCGACGTGTTGGAGTTCAAAGCGGGTCTCAAATTATAGGTAGTCGAGACCAACATCTGTCTACACCGGAGAAGCACCTCCCGAAAACCTACTTATACAGGGCGCCATCGGCTGATTGCCGTTGAGCTCAATACGTTCTAGGGTAAGCTAGCTGGCTCGCCCTGATAGGGCGTTGGCCACCCCTTGGTTTATCCGTTTCACCAGCCCTGGGCCTTCGTAGATGAACCCGCTGTAAAGCTGCACCAGTGAGGCTCCTGCAGCTAGCTTTTCCTGGGCATCTTCAGGAGAGTGAATGCCACCGACCCCAATGATTGGTAGTGCACCACCAGAATGGCGGTGCAGGTACCGAATCACTTCGGTGGCGCGCTGGCGCAATGGCCGACCGCTAAGACCACCTGCTCCCAAGGCTGCTACGTGAGCCTCGCCCGTACGCAAACCCGCGCGGCTGATGGTTGTGTTAGTCGCTACGAGGCCGCTGAGCTTGGTTTCCCGTGCTATCAGCAGAATATCGTCGAGTTGGGAATCCGTCAGATCGGGCGCAATCTTAAGTAGCAAGGGGCGGGGCACCGGCAGCGACGCGTTGCGTTCCTGCACGGCTTGGAGTAGCTGGATAAGCGGCTCTCGTTCCTGTAATTCACGCAGGTTGGGGGTGTTCGGAGACGACACGTTCACTACGAAGTAATCAACCACTTCGTGCAGCGCTTCCACGCAGGCCACGTAATCGTCGGCCGCTTGGGCGTTGGGAGTGTTCTTGTTCTTCCCGATGTTGCCCCCGATGATAAGGTTTCGGTTGCGGCGCTGGCGCAAGCGGATAGCAGCAGCAACAGCACCACTGTTGTTGAACCCCATACGGTTCACTAGCGCCTCATCTTGCGGTAGCCGGAACAACCGCGGCTGTGGGTTGCCAGGCTGTGGCTGCGGCGTGACGGTGCCTATTTCCACAAAGCCAAACCCCAATGCCGATAGCTCGTCCGTTAGCTCGGCGTTCTTGTCGAAGCCGGCCGCCAACCCTACTGGGTTTCGGAAGCGCAAGCCAAATACCTCCCGTTCCAAATCTGGATGTTGAAAGTCGTAGAGCTGGCGCAGCAATGCAGCCGTACCCGGCAGGCGGTGGGCCCGCTTTAGGTTATCGAAAACCAGATGATGGGCTTGCTCGGCGTCAAGCTTAAAAAACAGCGGTTTGAGAAAAGCTTTGTACATGTCAGGCCCGAATGTATCCAGATTGCAAAGCTCTTACTTATTCTGGAAGTATAGCACCCCAAGAAAGTTATTGCCGCATAGATTTATTTGTATGTATAGGTGGCTGACAGAGAGAACTATGTCTAAGAGTTTGGGAGTGATGTTGAATTAATATGTGCTTGAGATTTGGAGGTTGTAAAAGCGTTTCCTACTTTTGCCATCCCTTCCAGAAAATAGGTATCTGGGACAGGGAAACTGATTCTGTAGCTCAGCTGGTAGAGCAATACACTTTTAATGTATGGGTCCTGGGTTCGAATCCCAGCGGGATCACCAAAACCCTCCTTGCAAGCTGCGAGGAGGGTTTTTTGTTGCTAGTCAGCCGCAACTACGGGTGCTAGCCAGCCCAACCTTCACGGTCTAAGCTCCGATATTGAATGGCCTCAGCTAAATGCTCGATCTGAATATCCTGAGCGCCAGCCAAGTCAGCAATGGTGCGAGCCACTTTCAGAATGCGGTCATAAGCGCGGGCCGAAAGACCGAGCCGTTCCATAGCAGTTTTGAGCAACGCGCGGCCTGCCGGGTTGATCTGGCAGATGTCTTTCACCATCTGGGGCGGCATCATGGCGTTCGAGAAAATGTCAGGAACCTCAGCAAACCGTTTTGTCTGCACCGTCCGGGCTTTTTCCACGCGTTGCTGAATGTCGTGGCTGGTTTCCGACTTGCGCGTCTCCGTCATTTGGTCGAACGTGACGGGCGTTACTTCCACATGCAAGTCAATCCGGTCGAGGAGCGGGCCGCTTACTTTGTTGAGGTAGCGCTGCACTACCCCAGGACCACACACGCATTCCTTCTCGGGATGGTTGTAATAGCCACAAGGGCAGGGGTTCATGCTGGCAATGAGCATGAAGTTGGCAGGAAAGTCGATGCTGACCTTAGCCCGCGAAATAGTAACTCGGCGTTCCTCCAACGGCTGCCGCATTACTTCCAACACCGTCCGCTTGAAC is from Hymenobacter tibetensis and encodes:
- a CDS encoding porin family protein — protein: MKKFLTLTAAAAVASISFAQAQDAGGFRLGVKVGGTYSNVSGDEVTQITGANYSSKIGDYKIGYNAGLSFSIPLTSDGFFSFAPELLYNRKGYEIETEQKSGLPANIKSVEQEQKRVLHYIDVPLLAKINAGGLFFELGPQVSYLFGSKNKSQTTTKYTDNTKDKVDADGSFLDYSGVARGDSYKSDLAQFDISGVAGVGYMTEGGISLGLRYARGFNSLLDTKDTDNEPKAFNNAFTLQLGYLIPTK
- a CDS encoding acyloxyacyl hydrolase, with the translated sequence MAVSHPTGVELNMQRQTNGSQPWHAWYRYPRIGLALVYYNYHNPVLDRSYAATVYISKSLFRKPQQELNFRLGTGLAYFSNPFDLDTNHKNSIVSSRISATLQMRFDYDVAVTEHLGVLLGLGLNHYSNGATTKPNLGINLPTIFLGFNYHQQRPFVPLVASPSGLPADLGRNFLNLSTSLGFKQLNPANKQKYLVQSVSVLGGRRVSRKSNLLIGAEGFYDRSLVAQLRDTARTSEKLPDVKKAGVLIGHELLFGQLAFVTHLGFYLYNPYKSNDFYYERLGLKYHFTNNLFGAIDLKVHRGSADVLEFKAGLKL
- a CDS encoding quinone-dependent dihydroorotate dehydrogenase, coding for MYKAFLKPLFFKLDAEQAHHLVFDNLKRAHRLPGTAALLRQLYDFQHPDLEREVFGLRFRNPVGLAAGFDKNAELTDELSALGFGFVEIGTVTPQPQPGNPQPRLFRLPQDEALVNRMGFNNSGAVAAAIRLRQRRNRNLIIGGNIGKNKNTPNAQAADDYVACVEALHEVVDYFVVNVSSPNTPNLRELQEREPLIQLLQAVQERNASLPVPRPLLLKIAPDLTDSQLDDILLIARETKLSGLVATNTTISRAGLRTGEAHVAALGAGGLSGRPLRQRATEVIRYLHRHSGGALPIIGVGGIHSPEDAQEKLAAGASLVQLYSGFIYEGPGLVKRINQGVANALSGRAS